From a region of the Paralichthys olivaceus isolate ysfri-2021 chromosome 4, ASM2471397v2, whole genome shotgun sequence genome:
- the LOC109640300 gene encoding ral guanine nucleotide dissociation stimulator isoform X5: protein MDSRTSWILKFLSEIRMQACGLLFRTGACWDDEDYYQTARRDGHRQSSTQEIGEEAEDDAIFTITLRKVQLHQSASKGQRWLGVDTDSALSLYETCKVRTIKAGTLERLVEYMVSAFRGKDSTYVTIFLCTYRSFATTKQVLDLLLNRYAKLQNVPAATAHRVSQDDCTELRNTVSSILGAWLDQYSEDFWTPPNYDCLHQLLSYLHHHFPGSDLERRARNLVAHFHRRQQWEHIGCPFATQEESGFEDELPAFSFLSFDPIMVAEQFTLMDADLFKKVVPYHCLGGIWSQRDKKGKEHLAPTIRATVAQFNSVTNCVITTCLSNPTLKPNQRARLLERWIDVARECRILKNFSSLRAILSALQCNAIHRLKRTWEEVSRESFRTFRELSEIFSDDNNYSLSRELLVKEGTSKFATLEINPKRAQRRHQQQRDLGVMQGTIPYLGTFLTDLVMMDTAMKDYTEGGLINFEKRRKEFEVIAQIKLLQLASNNYSFTQDSHFREWFACVEKLSEAESYNLSCEIEPLSESASNTLRAKKNGGIMKRWSDRQLTEAGCSGGAGSHSKSFDQSHYRPYQGGGGDSGDALSVTSVSSSGSDLEDVNASFLSDSPEGHERKTSTPSVKLTVSALGREAPAADTTSTFWECTSLSSLDTSGMGSSSGSASGSSSASSSSVSSSTPLSASRSHKRSVSAVSNYSTLSLPLYNQQVDDCCIIRVSLDVENGNLYKSILVTSQDKTPAVIRKAMIKHNLEREKSEDYELMQKISEDKELRIPDNANVFYAMNSTANYDFVLKKRGLARPVRAKNVASSTLPRMKQKGLKIAKGIF, encoded by the exons AGCTCGACGCAGGAGATCGGTGAGGAGGCCGAGGACGACGCCATCTTCACCATCACGCTGAGGAAGGTGCAGCTTCACCAGTCAGCCAGCAAGGGGCAACGATGGCTGGGCGTGGACACGGACTCGGCCCTGAGCCTCTACGAGACCTGCAAGGTGCGGACCATCAAGGCCGGCACGCTGGAGAGGCTGGTGGAGTACATGGTGTCGGCGTTCAGGGGCAAAGACTCCACCTACGTCACCATCTTCCTCTGCACCTACCGCTCCTTCGCCACCACCAAGCAGGTGCTGGATCTCCTGCTCAACAG GTATGCCAAGCTCCAAAACGTgcctgcagccacagcacacAGAGTCTCCCAGGACGACTGCACAGAGCTGAGAAA CACTGTCTCGTCCATCCTGGGCGCGTGGCTGGACCAGTACTCCGAGGACTTCTGGACTCCTCCCAACTACGACTGCCTGCACCAGCTGCTGTCGTACCTTCACCACCACTTCCCCGGCTCGGACCTGGAGCGTCGCGCCCGCAACCTGGTGGCCCACTTCCACCGCCGACAGCAGT GGGAACACATCGGCTGCCCTTTCGCTACGCAGGAAGAGAGCGGCTTCGAGGACGAGCTTCCTGCTTTTAGTTTCCTTTCGTTCGACCCCATCATGGTCGCGGAGCAGTTCACGTTAATGGACGCG GACCTGTTTAAGAAGGTGGTGCCCTACCACTGTCTGGGCGGCATCTGGTCTCAGCGGGATAAGAAGGGGAAGGAGCACCTGGCTCCCACCATCAGAGCCACCGTGGCCCAGTTCAACTCCGTCACTAACTGCGTCATCACCACCTGCCTGAGCAACCCGACGCTGAAGCCCAACCAGAGAGCGCGGCTGCTGGAGCGCTGGATAGACGTGGCTCGG GAGTGTCGGATCCTGAAGAACTTCTCGTCGTTGCGTGCCATCCTCTCCGCCCTGCAGTGCAACGCCATCCACCGCCTGAAGAGGACCTGGGAGGAAGTGTCACG AGAAAGCTTCCGCACCTTCCGCGAGCTGTCCGAGATCTTCTCAGATGACAACAACTACTCCCTCAGCCGAGAGCTGCTGGTGAAG GAGGGCACTTCTAAGTTTGCAACGTTGGAGATTAACCCCAAACGAGCTCAGAGGAGgcaccagcagcagagagaccTG GGGGTGATGCAGGGGACGATTCCGTACCTGGGGACCTTCCTGACGGACCTGGTGATGATGGACACTGCCATGAAGGACTACACTGAG GGTGGTCTCATCAACTTCGAGAAGAGACGAAAG GAGTTCGAGGTGATCGCTCAGATCAAGCTGCTTCAGTTGGCCTccaacaactacagcttcactCAGGACAGCCACTTCAGAGAGTGGTTCGCATGCGTGGAGAAACTCAGCGAGGCAGAGAG CTACAACCTGTCCTGTGAGATCGAGCCTCTGTCGGAGTCGGCCAGCAACACGCTCAGGGCCAAGAAGAACGGAGGAATCATGAAGCGCTGGAGCGA TCGTCAGTTGACCGAGGCCGGCTGCAGCGGCGGCGCGGGCTCTCACTCCAAGTCCTTCGACCAGTCACACTACAGACCGTACCAAGGGGGCGGGGGCGACAGCGGCGACGCCCTCAGCGTCACCTCCGTCAGCTCCAGTGGATCAGACCTGGAGGACGTGAACGCCAGCTTCTTGTCCGACTCCCCTGAAGGACACGAGAGGAAG ACGTCGACTCCGTCAGTGAAACTCACCGTCTCTGCTCTGGGGAGAGAAGCTCCGGCAGCAGATACAACGTCAAcg TTCTGGGAGTGTACGTCTCTGTCGTCTCTGGACACCTCCGGGATGGGATCCAGCTCCGGCTCGGCCTCCGGCTCCAGcagcgcctcctcctcctccgtctcctcctccaccccgcTGTCGGCGTCCCGCTCACACAAGCGCTCGGTGTCGGCCGTGTCCAACTACTCGACTCTGTCGTTGCCGCTGTACAACCAGCAGGTCGACGACTGCTGCATCATCAGGGTCAGTCTGGACGTGGAGAACGGAAACTTGTACAAGAGCATCCTG GTCACGAGTCAAGACAAGACTCCGGCCGTCATCAGGAAGGCCATGATCAAACACAACCTGGAGCGAGAGAAGTCCGAGGACTACGAGCTGATGCAGAAAATCTCTGAGGACAAAG AGCTGCGGATCCCGGACAACGCCAACGTTTTCTACGCCATGAACTCCACTGCCAACTATGACTTTGTGCTGAAGAAGCGCGGCTTGGCTCGGCCGGTGCGAGCCAAGAACGTGGCCAGTTCGACGCTGCCTCGCATGAAGCAGAAGGGACTGAAAATCGCGAAAGGGATCTTCTGA
- the LOC109640300 gene encoding ral guanine nucleotide dissociation stimulator isoform X8, with protein sequence MVSAFRGKDSTYVTIFLCTYRSFATTKQVLDLLLNRYAKLQNVPAATAHRVSQDDCTELRNTVSSILGAWLDQYSEDFWTPPNYDCLHQLLSYLHHHFPGSDLERRARNLVAHFHRRQQCEPDPDGEHIGCPFATQEESGFEDELPAFSFLSFDPIMVAEQFTLMDADLFKKVVPYHCLGGIWSQRDKKGKEHLAPTIRATVAQFNSVTNCVITTCLSNPTLKPNQRARLLERWIDVARECRILKNFSSLRAILSALQCNAIHRLKRTWEEVSRESFRTFRELSEIFSDDNNYSLSRELLVKEGTSKFATLEINPKRAQRRHQQQRDLGVMQGTIPYLGTFLTDLVMMDTAMKDYTEGGLINFEKRRKEFEVIAQIKLLQLASNNYSFTQDSHFREWFACVEKLSEAESYNLSCEIEPLSESASNTLRAKKNGGIMKRWSDRQLTEAGCSGGAGSHSKSFDQSHYRPYQGGGGDSGDALSVTSVSSSGSDLEDVNASFLSDSPEGHERKTSTPSVKLTVSALGREAPAADTTSTFWECTSLSSLDTSGMGSSSGSASGSSSASSSSVSSSTPLSASRSHKRSVSAVSNYSTLSLPLYNQQVDDCCIIRVSLDVENGNLYKSILVTSQDKTPAVIRKAMIKHNLEREKSEDYELMQKISEDKELRIPDNANVFYAMNSTANYDFVLKKRGLARPVRAKNVASSTLPRMKQKGLKIAKGIF encoded by the exons ATGGTGTCGGCGTTCAGGGGCAAAGACTCCACCTACGTCACCATCTTCCTCTGCACCTACCGCTCCTTCGCCACCACCAAGCAGGTGCTGGATCTCCTGCTCAACAG GTATGCCAAGCTCCAAAACGTgcctgcagccacagcacacAGAGTCTCCCAGGACGACTGCACAGAGCTGAGAAA CACTGTCTCGTCCATCCTGGGCGCGTGGCTGGACCAGTACTCCGAGGACTTCTGGACTCCTCCCAACTACGACTGCCTGCACCAGCTGCTGTCGTACCTTCACCACCACTTCCCCGGCTCGGACCTGGAGCGTCGCGCCCGCAACCTGGTGGCCCACTTCCACCGCCGACAGCAGTGTGAGCCTGATCCTGATG GGGAACACATCGGCTGCCCTTTCGCTACGCAGGAAGAGAGCGGCTTCGAGGACGAGCTTCCTGCTTTTAGTTTCCTTTCGTTCGACCCCATCATGGTCGCGGAGCAGTTCACGTTAATGGACGCG GACCTGTTTAAGAAGGTGGTGCCCTACCACTGTCTGGGCGGCATCTGGTCTCAGCGGGATAAGAAGGGGAAGGAGCACCTGGCTCCCACCATCAGAGCCACCGTGGCCCAGTTCAACTCCGTCACTAACTGCGTCATCACCACCTGCCTGAGCAACCCGACGCTGAAGCCCAACCAGAGAGCGCGGCTGCTGGAGCGCTGGATAGACGTGGCTCGG GAGTGTCGGATCCTGAAGAACTTCTCGTCGTTGCGTGCCATCCTCTCCGCCCTGCAGTGCAACGCCATCCACCGCCTGAAGAGGACCTGGGAGGAAGTGTCACG AGAAAGCTTCCGCACCTTCCGCGAGCTGTCCGAGATCTTCTCAGATGACAACAACTACTCCCTCAGCCGAGAGCTGCTGGTGAAG GAGGGCACTTCTAAGTTTGCAACGTTGGAGATTAACCCCAAACGAGCTCAGAGGAGgcaccagcagcagagagaccTG GGGGTGATGCAGGGGACGATTCCGTACCTGGGGACCTTCCTGACGGACCTGGTGATGATGGACACTGCCATGAAGGACTACACTGAG GGTGGTCTCATCAACTTCGAGAAGAGACGAAAG GAGTTCGAGGTGATCGCTCAGATCAAGCTGCTTCAGTTGGCCTccaacaactacagcttcactCAGGACAGCCACTTCAGAGAGTGGTTCGCATGCGTGGAGAAACTCAGCGAGGCAGAGAG CTACAACCTGTCCTGTGAGATCGAGCCTCTGTCGGAGTCGGCCAGCAACACGCTCAGGGCCAAGAAGAACGGAGGAATCATGAAGCGCTGGAGCGA TCGTCAGTTGACCGAGGCCGGCTGCAGCGGCGGCGCGGGCTCTCACTCCAAGTCCTTCGACCAGTCACACTACAGACCGTACCAAGGGGGCGGGGGCGACAGCGGCGACGCCCTCAGCGTCACCTCCGTCAGCTCCAGTGGATCAGACCTGGAGGACGTGAACGCCAGCTTCTTGTCCGACTCCCCTGAAGGACACGAGAGGAAG ACGTCGACTCCGTCAGTGAAACTCACCGTCTCTGCTCTGGGGAGAGAAGCTCCGGCAGCAGATACAACGTCAAcg TTCTGGGAGTGTACGTCTCTGTCGTCTCTGGACACCTCCGGGATGGGATCCAGCTCCGGCTCGGCCTCCGGCTCCAGcagcgcctcctcctcctccgtctcctcctccaccccgcTGTCGGCGTCCCGCTCACACAAGCGCTCGGTGTCGGCCGTGTCCAACTACTCGACTCTGTCGTTGCCGCTGTACAACCAGCAGGTCGACGACTGCTGCATCATCAGGGTCAGTCTGGACGTGGAGAACGGAAACTTGTACAAGAGCATCCTG GTCACGAGTCAAGACAAGACTCCGGCCGTCATCAGGAAGGCCATGATCAAACACAACCTGGAGCGAGAGAAGTCCGAGGACTACGAGCTGATGCAGAAAATCTCTGAGGACAAAG AGCTGCGGATCCCGGACAACGCCAACGTTTTCTACGCCATGAACTCCACTGCCAACTATGACTTTGTGCTGAAGAAGCGCGGCTTGGCTCGGCCGGTGCGAGCCAAGAACGTGGCCAGTTCGACGCTGCCTCGCATGAAGCAGAAGGGACTGAAAATCGCGAAAGGGATCTTCTGA
- the LOC109640300 gene encoding ral guanine nucleotide dissociation stimulator isoform X4 — protein sequence METKSLFSLHRALAQPVKMCMFDFPVTILDDLSSTQEIGEEAEDDAIFTITLRKVQLHQSASKGQRWLGVDTDSALSLYETCKVRTIKAGTLERLVEYMVSAFRGKDSTYVTIFLCTYRSFATTKQVLDLLLNRYAKLQNVPAATAHRVSQDDCTELRNTVSSILGAWLDQYSEDFWTPPNYDCLHQLLSYLHHHFPGSDLERRARNLVAHFHRRQQCEPDPDGEHIGCPFATQEESGFEDELPAFSFLSFDPIMVAEQFTLMDADLFKKVVPYHCLGGIWSQRDKKGKEHLAPTIRATVAQFNSVTNCVITTCLSNPTLKPNQRARLLERWIDVARECRILKNFSSLRAILSALQCNAIHRLKRTWEEVSRESFRTFRELSEIFSDDNNYSLSRELLVKEGTSKFATLEINPKRAQRRHQQQRDLGVMQGTIPYLGTFLTDLVMMDTAMKDYTEGGLINFEKRRKEFEVIAQIKLLQLASNNYSFTQDSHFREWFACVEKLSEAESYNLSCEIEPLSESASNTLRAKKNGGIMKRWSDRQLTEAGCSGGAGSHSKSFDQSHYRPYQGGGGDSGDALSVTSVSSSGSDLEDVNASFLSDSPEGHERKTSTPSVKLTVSALGREAPAADTTSTFWECTSLSSLDTSGMGSSSGSASGSSSASSSSVSSSTPLSASRSHKRSVSAVSNYSTLSLPLYNQQVDDCCIIRVSLDVENGNLYKSILVTSQDKTPAVIRKAMIKHNLEREKSEDYELMQKISEDKELRIPDNANVFYAMNSTANYDFVLKKRGLARPVRAKNVASSTLPRMKQKGLKIAKGIF from the exons AGCTCGACGCAGGAGATCGGTGAGGAGGCCGAGGACGACGCCATCTTCACCATCACGCTGAGGAAGGTGCAGCTTCACCAGTCAGCCAGCAAGGGGCAACGATGGCTGGGCGTGGACACGGACTCGGCCCTGAGCCTCTACGAGACCTGCAAGGTGCGGACCATCAAGGCCGGCACGCTGGAGAGGCTGGTGGAGTACATGGTGTCGGCGTTCAGGGGCAAAGACTCCACCTACGTCACCATCTTCCTCTGCACCTACCGCTCCTTCGCCACCACCAAGCAGGTGCTGGATCTCCTGCTCAACAG GTATGCCAAGCTCCAAAACGTgcctgcagccacagcacacAGAGTCTCCCAGGACGACTGCACAGAGCTGAGAAA CACTGTCTCGTCCATCCTGGGCGCGTGGCTGGACCAGTACTCCGAGGACTTCTGGACTCCTCCCAACTACGACTGCCTGCACCAGCTGCTGTCGTACCTTCACCACCACTTCCCCGGCTCGGACCTGGAGCGTCGCGCCCGCAACCTGGTGGCCCACTTCCACCGCCGACAGCAGTGTGAGCCTGATCCTGATG GGGAACACATCGGCTGCCCTTTCGCTACGCAGGAAGAGAGCGGCTTCGAGGACGAGCTTCCTGCTTTTAGTTTCCTTTCGTTCGACCCCATCATGGTCGCGGAGCAGTTCACGTTAATGGACGCG GACCTGTTTAAGAAGGTGGTGCCCTACCACTGTCTGGGCGGCATCTGGTCTCAGCGGGATAAGAAGGGGAAGGAGCACCTGGCTCCCACCATCAGAGCCACCGTGGCCCAGTTCAACTCCGTCACTAACTGCGTCATCACCACCTGCCTGAGCAACCCGACGCTGAAGCCCAACCAGAGAGCGCGGCTGCTGGAGCGCTGGATAGACGTGGCTCGG GAGTGTCGGATCCTGAAGAACTTCTCGTCGTTGCGTGCCATCCTCTCCGCCCTGCAGTGCAACGCCATCCACCGCCTGAAGAGGACCTGGGAGGAAGTGTCACG AGAAAGCTTCCGCACCTTCCGCGAGCTGTCCGAGATCTTCTCAGATGACAACAACTACTCCCTCAGCCGAGAGCTGCTGGTGAAG GAGGGCACTTCTAAGTTTGCAACGTTGGAGATTAACCCCAAACGAGCTCAGAGGAGgcaccagcagcagagagaccTG GGGGTGATGCAGGGGACGATTCCGTACCTGGGGACCTTCCTGACGGACCTGGTGATGATGGACACTGCCATGAAGGACTACACTGAG GGTGGTCTCATCAACTTCGAGAAGAGACGAAAG GAGTTCGAGGTGATCGCTCAGATCAAGCTGCTTCAGTTGGCCTccaacaactacagcttcactCAGGACAGCCACTTCAGAGAGTGGTTCGCATGCGTGGAGAAACTCAGCGAGGCAGAGAG CTACAACCTGTCCTGTGAGATCGAGCCTCTGTCGGAGTCGGCCAGCAACACGCTCAGGGCCAAGAAGAACGGAGGAATCATGAAGCGCTGGAGCGA TCGTCAGTTGACCGAGGCCGGCTGCAGCGGCGGCGCGGGCTCTCACTCCAAGTCCTTCGACCAGTCACACTACAGACCGTACCAAGGGGGCGGGGGCGACAGCGGCGACGCCCTCAGCGTCACCTCCGTCAGCTCCAGTGGATCAGACCTGGAGGACGTGAACGCCAGCTTCTTGTCCGACTCCCCTGAAGGACACGAGAGGAAG ACGTCGACTCCGTCAGTGAAACTCACCGTCTCTGCTCTGGGGAGAGAAGCTCCGGCAGCAGATACAACGTCAAcg TTCTGGGAGTGTACGTCTCTGTCGTCTCTGGACACCTCCGGGATGGGATCCAGCTCCGGCTCGGCCTCCGGCTCCAGcagcgcctcctcctcctccgtctcctcctccaccccgcTGTCGGCGTCCCGCTCACACAAGCGCTCGGTGTCGGCCGTGTCCAACTACTCGACTCTGTCGTTGCCGCTGTACAACCAGCAGGTCGACGACTGCTGCATCATCAGGGTCAGTCTGGACGTGGAGAACGGAAACTTGTACAAGAGCATCCTG GTCACGAGTCAAGACAAGACTCCGGCCGTCATCAGGAAGGCCATGATCAAACACAACCTGGAGCGAGAGAAGTCCGAGGACTACGAGCTGATGCAGAAAATCTCTGAGGACAAAG AGCTGCGGATCCCGGACAACGCCAACGTTTTCTACGCCATGAACTCCACTGCCAACTATGACTTTGTGCTGAAGAAGCGCGGCTTGGCTCGGCCGGTGCGAGCCAAGAACGTGGCCAGTTCGACGCTGCCTCGCATGAAGCAGAAGGGACTGAAAATCGCGAAAGGGATCTTCTGA
- the LOC109640300 gene encoding ral guanine nucleotide dissociation stimulator isoform X3, whose translation MDSRTSWILKFLSEIRMQACGLLFRTGACWDDEDYYQTARRDGHRQSSTQEIGEEAEDDAIFTITLRKVQLHQSASKGQRWLGVDTDSALSLYETCKVRTIKAGTLERLVEYMVSAFRGKDSTYVTIFLCTYRSFATTKQVLDLLLNRYAKLQNVPAATAHRVSQDDCTELRNTVSSILGAWLDQYSEDFWTPPNYDCLHQLLSYLHHHFPGSDLERRARNLVAHFHRRQQCEPDPDGEHIGCPFATQEESGFEDELPAFSFLSFDPIMVAEQFTLMDADLFKKVVPYHCLGGIWSQRDKKGKEHLAPTIRATVAQFNSVTNCVITTCLSNPTLKPNQRARLLERWIDVARECRILKNFSSLRAILSALQCNAIHRLKRTWEEVSRESFRTFRELSEIFSDDNNYSLSRELLVKEGTSKFATLEINPKRAQRRHQQQRDLGVMQGTIPYLGTFLTDLVMMDTAMKDYTEGGLINFEKRRKEFEVIAQIKLLQLASNNYSFTQDSHFREWFACVEKLSEAESYNLSCEIEPLSESASNTLRAKKNGGIMKRWSDRQLTEAGCSGGAGSHSKSFDQSHYRPYQGGGGDSGDALSVTSVSSSGSDLEDVNASFLSDSPEGHERKTSTPSVKLTVSALGREAPAADTTSTFWECTSLSSLDTSGMGSSSGSASGSSSASSSSVSSSTPLSASRSHKRSVSAVSNYSTLSLPLYNQQVDDCCIIRVSLDVENGNLYKSILVTSQDKTPAVIRKAMIKHNLEREKSEDYELMQKISEDKELRIPDNANVFYAMNSTANYDFVLKKRGLARPVRAKNVASSTLPRMKQKGLKIAKGIF comes from the exons AGCTCGACGCAGGAGATCGGTGAGGAGGCCGAGGACGACGCCATCTTCACCATCACGCTGAGGAAGGTGCAGCTTCACCAGTCAGCCAGCAAGGGGCAACGATGGCTGGGCGTGGACACGGACTCGGCCCTGAGCCTCTACGAGACCTGCAAGGTGCGGACCATCAAGGCCGGCACGCTGGAGAGGCTGGTGGAGTACATGGTGTCGGCGTTCAGGGGCAAAGACTCCACCTACGTCACCATCTTCCTCTGCACCTACCGCTCCTTCGCCACCACCAAGCAGGTGCTGGATCTCCTGCTCAACAG GTATGCCAAGCTCCAAAACGTgcctgcagccacagcacacAGAGTCTCCCAGGACGACTGCACAGAGCTGAGAAA CACTGTCTCGTCCATCCTGGGCGCGTGGCTGGACCAGTACTCCGAGGACTTCTGGACTCCTCCCAACTACGACTGCCTGCACCAGCTGCTGTCGTACCTTCACCACCACTTCCCCGGCTCGGACCTGGAGCGTCGCGCCCGCAACCTGGTGGCCCACTTCCACCGCCGACAGCAGTGTGAGCCTGATCCTGATG GGGAACACATCGGCTGCCCTTTCGCTACGCAGGAAGAGAGCGGCTTCGAGGACGAGCTTCCTGCTTTTAGTTTCCTTTCGTTCGACCCCATCATGGTCGCGGAGCAGTTCACGTTAATGGACGCG GACCTGTTTAAGAAGGTGGTGCCCTACCACTGTCTGGGCGGCATCTGGTCTCAGCGGGATAAGAAGGGGAAGGAGCACCTGGCTCCCACCATCAGAGCCACCGTGGCCCAGTTCAACTCCGTCACTAACTGCGTCATCACCACCTGCCTGAGCAACCCGACGCTGAAGCCCAACCAGAGAGCGCGGCTGCTGGAGCGCTGGATAGACGTGGCTCGG GAGTGTCGGATCCTGAAGAACTTCTCGTCGTTGCGTGCCATCCTCTCCGCCCTGCAGTGCAACGCCATCCACCGCCTGAAGAGGACCTGGGAGGAAGTGTCACG AGAAAGCTTCCGCACCTTCCGCGAGCTGTCCGAGATCTTCTCAGATGACAACAACTACTCCCTCAGCCGAGAGCTGCTGGTGAAG GAGGGCACTTCTAAGTTTGCAACGTTGGAGATTAACCCCAAACGAGCTCAGAGGAGgcaccagcagcagagagaccTG GGGGTGATGCAGGGGACGATTCCGTACCTGGGGACCTTCCTGACGGACCTGGTGATGATGGACACTGCCATGAAGGACTACACTGAG GGTGGTCTCATCAACTTCGAGAAGAGACGAAAG GAGTTCGAGGTGATCGCTCAGATCAAGCTGCTTCAGTTGGCCTccaacaactacagcttcactCAGGACAGCCACTTCAGAGAGTGGTTCGCATGCGTGGAGAAACTCAGCGAGGCAGAGAG CTACAACCTGTCCTGTGAGATCGAGCCTCTGTCGGAGTCGGCCAGCAACACGCTCAGGGCCAAGAAGAACGGAGGAATCATGAAGCGCTGGAGCGA TCGTCAGTTGACCGAGGCCGGCTGCAGCGGCGGCGCGGGCTCTCACTCCAAGTCCTTCGACCAGTCACACTACAGACCGTACCAAGGGGGCGGGGGCGACAGCGGCGACGCCCTCAGCGTCACCTCCGTCAGCTCCAGTGGATCAGACCTGGAGGACGTGAACGCCAGCTTCTTGTCCGACTCCCCTGAAGGACACGAGAGGAAG ACGTCGACTCCGTCAGTGAAACTCACCGTCTCTGCTCTGGGGAGAGAAGCTCCGGCAGCAGATACAACGTCAAcg TTCTGGGAGTGTACGTCTCTGTCGTCTCTGGACACCTCCGGGATGGGATCCAGCTCCGGCTCGGCCTCCGGCTCCAGcagcgcctcctcctcctccgtctcctcctccaccccgcTGTCGGCGTCCCGCTCACACAAGCGCTCGGTGTCGGCCGTGTCCAACTACTCGACTCTGTCGTTGCCGCTGTACAACCAGCAGGTCGACGACTGCTGCATCATCAGGGTCAGTCTGGACGTGGAGAACGGAAACTTGTACAAGAGCATCCTG GTCACGAGTCAAGACAAGACTCCGGCCGTCATCAGGAAGGCCATGATCAAACACAACCTGGAGCGAGAGAAGTCCGAGGACTACGAGCTGATGCAGAAAATCTCTGAGGACAAAG AGCTGCGGATCCCGGACAACGCCAACGTTTTCTACGCCATGAACTCCACTGCCAACTATGACTTTGTGCTGAAGAAGCGCGGCTTGGCTCGGCCGGTGCGAGCCAAGAACGTGGCCAGTTCGACGCTGCCTCGCATGAAGCAGAAGGGACTGAAAATCGCGAAAGGGATCTTCTGA